The following DNA comes from Castanea sativa cultivar Marrone di Chiusa Pesio chromosome 10, ASM4071231v1.
CTAGGCACAATACACAAAGATATTTAAGTATTTTGCATTAACAAGCATTAGTCTTCCTCAGTAAGAAAAGTGATAAGAACTGCAGGCAGGGAGCTCTTTATCTGCATCAACAAAGTGATTGACTTATCTTTCTAATCAGAAATAAAACCactacgagagagagagagagagagagagaaagagtctttcctccaaaaagaaaagagcaataaaatttttacattcgtacaataaaaataatacataataaATTCAACACCTCAACCATTAAGGTTTCCAAGGACAGAACCAATAAGTTCACAACAATTGAATTTGATCCCTGAGAAAAGAGGAGGGAAGAGGGAAGTTGATCTAAGACTTTATAATTACCCTAGCCATAAAAGAGTTGATTTCAATtacaatgaaaatttcaaacaaaatattGTTTCATGATGTTCATACATTAGTTAAGAAAATGTTCACTTAATAAATAGCCTTCAGTTGTTagctacaaaagaaagaaataaagcatTAGTGATCTCAATTAGAAGAGAGAAACTAAGATAGGACACTAATACCATTTCAAGAAGATCATCCTCAGTCAGAGTACTTGTAAATGGGCTTTCTGCTGACAAACCCCAAACTTCATATCGAGAAGACATATCCACATCCACTTGTAAATTAGAGAGGTCTCCATTAATGCGAGAACATTTTGTTCCATCAACTTGTGATGACCCAGTGGTAATCGGTGGATTGTTAGGAAACATAACCCCTGTGGAACTCTGGTATCCTAAGTGAAATCTATTTGCTTCAGGCTGATGCGAGTAGAGCAATGAAGGATAAAGCATAGGTGTTCTGGACCATGGCATATGCCCTGGAGGCACATTATACTCTTCATTTCCTAAAGAACATGGAGAATCTGCACAAGGCCTTTTGGAAGGAATATCATCCCTGTAAAAACTGCTACGGCATAACGCACATAATTACCAATAAGGTTATGAATTTGGAATTTGACAAATGGGgttttcctcttttttccccttctaTTTATCAAAGACTAAACATATTCACCATTGAGCTTCTTAAGAGATATTACCTACTCAGCGAGTCATCCACATCACTCTTCCCATCAAGGAGCTCACAAAGAGCTTCTCCAATATCTGGAGATAACTCCTGGAAAGAATACATGACTCacaatcattttttaaaaactgtcCTCAAAGGTTctaaacaacacacacacacacacacccccccccccccctctcaaaaataaaaagaagaagaaacaaaaagcaCTTAATATAAAGGACACCTGGCAATCTCTGCTAATTTTGACAGGTTTGTAGTCATTCAATGGATTCCTGAGGTGAAGAGTCTTTTGAAAAGGCAAATCATTTAACTGCAGCCACTTGACCTTAAAGCTGCGCCCCCAGGGATTGCTTTTTCCACTCCCTTGACTCCAAACATTGTCTCGCCTCCACCCAACAGAAGACATCATTTGGGCATACCCTTGGAAGAAACCACTCATGTTTACACTAAATATAAGAATTACTTTACCAGAGTTCTGCAAGACAAGCATATGCTTCTCTGTAATGCACAGAAATTAGAAAGTagggcacaaaattaaaataaaagggatCTTACAAGAAAGGCTTCTTCCAGAATTGGTTCGTTCATGACCTGAGTTGCCCAAATTCCTTTCTCAATCGATCGTTGGATATTATCGTGGTTCAAACTCTTAATGATGAAATATCTTGTGTTATACAATTTACCCTTTTTGCTAGTGGTTGACTTTCCCAGTGGATCATGGGAGTTCCGCACTTTATCTTCCCTAGATGGATAGCCATTCTCATTCACTTTGTAACTTGAGCTATCTGACAAGAAATTTCATATTATTCTTATATCAAACATTCGGATTTCAAGATGAAATTTTGGAAGAGGAATAAGTTTTTTGGATGTCACGTAAGTAGAGTGTATAATTGACAAGCATCCACTGCAAGCAGGTTCATCTCCCATAAAAAAATAGGTAGCGAAGATAACAGAAGGGCTCAACAAATGACTTTAAAGCCCAAAGCAGAAGCAGAAACTTGCCATATTTATTGAAAGATCAACATTTGCAAATGAGAGTTActattaaacaaaacacatattAATTGTATATAGAGAATATAACTTGCATCATTTACTACCTGGATCATCTGAATTTCCCATGTCTTGTTTCCATTCAGTCACTGATGAATCAACTACAGACGCATTCTCCTTTGCAGTGTCAGAAGACATATCCCTACAACCTAACATGTTACAAAGCAGGTGTATATCAATAAAGGCTGGATGGTATAGAAGTCTAACACTTATGTACAGGAAGAAGAACAAACAGTATTATCACCAACATGAAATAATATGGACCATCAGAAATCCATAGCACTCAGTTTTGCTGAATATAAAAGGATAACTACTGAGCTGGCACAACCATAGTGTgataagagaaaaaatatacTCTTTGGAAACCTAATGTTAAGGTGACATCCAAGAATAATTTCCCATGGTAGTTAATAGGTTACTAGAATTTTatcatatcttttattttctttttcctttttaatatataatcaagttttttattaaaattagacTTCATGTACACGTATAATGAACACAAAGAAGTCAAAAGAATTACAAAGAAAGAGTATTATGTACAGAAAGGCAACAAGTCTAAAAAATCAATGATGGAGTTACTATTAGTGAGACCCATGACCAAGATGAATCAAATAAAGACTAGTAAACATTACTATCAATTAAATCCTTGAAATTTCCGTATCCTCAAACATAAAACGATTTCTTTCCCTCCACAATGTCCACATTGAACTTAACAGGACTGTTCCAAATATTCAAAGAATCCTTACCAACCCAATTTTTCCATCTAAACAACAGGTCAGTGACCTCCAATAAATCCCAAAGGATCTAAATGCGAAGCTCcacaaatcaaacacaacagTTCAATTTGACAATAGCTGATCCACCTTCTCCCCACAAC
Coding sequences within:
- the LOC142611595 gene encoding uncharacterized protein LOC142611595 isoform X1 gives rise to the protein MSSDTAKENASVVDSSVTEWKQDMGNSDDPDSSSYKVNENGYPSREDKVRNSHDPLGKSTTSKKGKLYNTRYFIIKSLNHDNIQRSIEKGIWATQVMNEPILEEAFLNSGKVILIFSVNMSGFFQGYAQMMSSVGWRRDNVWSQGSGKSNPWGRSFKVKWLQLNDLPFQKTLHLRNPLNDYKPVKISRDCQELSPDIGEALCELLDGKSDVDDSLSSFYRDDIPSKRPCADSPCSLGNEEYNVPPGHMPWSRTPMLYPSLLYSHQPEANRFHLGYQSSTGVMFPNNPPITTGSSQVDGTKCSRINGDLSNLQVDVDMSSRYEVWGLSAESPFTSTLTEDDLLEMSYEEYLEAHSRSNKQLCLPVAGPSRKTQELSRNKKNDEDLNSSCIADQCSSRKRTHHSSQK
- the LOC142611595 gene encoding uncharacterized protein LOC142611595 isoform X3 → MSSDTAKENASVVDSSVTEWKQDMGNSDDPDSSSYKVNENGYPSREDKVRNSHDPLGKSTTSKKGKLYNTRYFIIKSLNHDNIQRSIEKGIWATQVMNEPILEEAFLNSGKVILIFSVNMSGFFQGYAQMMSSVGWRRDNVWSQGSGKSNPWGRSFKVKWLQLNDLPFQKTLHLRNPLNDYKPVKISRDCQELSPDIGEALCELLDGKSDVDDSLSSFYRDDIPSKRPCADSPCSLGNEEYNVPPGHMPWSRTPMLYPSLLYSHQPEANRFHLGYQSSTGVMFPNNPPITTGSSQVDGTKCSRINGDLSNLQVDVDMSSRYEVWGLSAESPFTSTLTEDDLLEMSYEEYLEAHSRSNKQLCLPKLKLYS
- the LOC142611595 gene encoding uncharacterized protein LOC142611595 isoform X2, coding for MSSDTAKENASVVDSSVTEWKQDMGNSDDPDSSSYKVNENGYPSREDKVRNSHDPLGKSTTSKKGKLYNTRYFIIKSLNHDNIQRSIEKGIWATQVMNEPILEEAFLNSGKVILIFSVNMSGFFQGYAQMMSSVGWRRDNVWSQGSGKSNPWGRSFKVKWLQLNDLPFQKTLHLRNPLNDYKPVKISRDCQELSPDIGEALCELLDGKSDVDDSLSSFYRDDIPSKRPCADSPCSLGNEEYNVPPGHMPWSRTPMLYPSLLYSHQPEANRFHLGYQSSTGVMFPNNPPITTGSSQVDGTKCSRINGDLSNLQVDVDMSSRYEVWGLSAESPFTSTLTEDDLLEMSYEEYLEAHSRSNKQNSSCIADQCSSRKRTHHSSQK